In the genome of Bacteroides mediterraneensis, the window ATGATGGAACGTCTCAGCAAGAAATACTATACGGCATATTTCCCTTTCTGGTATTCCCTTTTCAACAGTCTGCTATGTACTGATGAAAATGTGGAAATATACAGGATATTAGAAAATTATGAAATAATGTTCAAGGAAAAATATCCGGTTATAATGAACTATATGGAGCAGGCATTTATACTTTCCAACGGTAAGGCCATATTTGAAGACAATCGTTTTCCTTTATACTATAAATCACATAAACCTGAAGAAGTGAAGATGCAGATTCAACAGGAGGACGGAGTATATTTTGTGGCGGAACAGTTTCCGGAATATCCTGGTGGAGTAAACGGAATGTTGGATTTTATAAAAGAGAATTTCAAGTTGCCTGAATCATACTCTGGTAAAAAAGTCTTTATAACCGTAAAGGTGGTAATAGACACAGACGGCAATATCAAATCATCCACAATAGATAAAAGTTATGATGAGACAGCGGACAAAGAGGCTCTCAGGGTGGTATCACTAATGCCCCGCTGGAAAGCTGCGATAGACAAGGGAAAGAACGTTCCATGCTTGTTTACAATCCCTTTCAGATATAAGTGACAATAAGAATTCAATAAGATGGAAATAAATGAAGCCTTGATAAAGAAAGCGGCAGAGCATGTAATGCTTAACTCATGCTCTGTCAGTTCAAGCGGTTTGTTTAATGGTAAAGCAGGTATGTCCTTGGCTTGAGGTAGCCCGATTTCTGGAAGATGAGTATATCGAAGATCAGGCATTACAGACATTACAGGAATCACTGCTCACAAAGACAAATGATCCGGGTTTTGAAAACGGTCTTTCCGGTATAGGTTATGTCCTGCTTTATCTCACCAAGAACAAACTGGTGGAAGCCGATTTTGATGAATTGTTTGGAGATAAATTGCAGTTTATCTATGAACATGCCGATAAATTATGTGATGATTTAGTCGAAGTAGGTAATCATAAAATGCTTATGGAGAAAAAAGGATTCTATTATGATTTGGTTTCTGCACAAATACATTGACATACTCCCATTTTTTAAGAAATAGTAGTATGTCAAGTAGCATTTCACTCAAGTCATAACCCCAATAAATTATTTTGAACAAGTTTGAGGAAAATTCAATTCTAAAATTAGAATAAGATAATGAAATTTCTTTTCAGTTGTATTATCACTATTAGAAAAAATTCGGAGTAGACAAAATGATAGGAAAACCCATAGAGATATACAATGAATTGATAAACTAAAAATAGATCTGCTATTCTTCCTGTATAATTAAACGGAAGATTGGATAATATTTATTTATATCTCTTAAAATAGTCCCCATTATATCATCCAACTATAATGAAGAGAGGTGACTTTTTAAGTATGTATAATATACTGTATGAGAATCATAAACATGCAGAAGATTATAAATTATGGTTTGAAATAGCGAAAAGAGGCGGTATTTTCTTTATAGAAGAGCAACCTTTATTGTATTACCGGTTAAATGATAGACAAGTAAGTAAATTATATGCTGAAGAGCAAAAACAGACATCTTTTAACTTTTAATATAAGAAATGAAGTCTTTGGATATCTTATAAACAAGACAAAAAATATCAAAGCATCAATATCCTAAAACATGGAATGGAAGCTGCAGAAAAAGAAAATTTATTGACAAGAGAACATATATATGACATATTTAGTTATATATTTTCGAAAAGAAATTATTAATAATTAAAATTTTTATCATGAAAAAGTTAACAAAGAAAAGTTTGGATGAACTGGCAAGAGTGATGCCTGTCATCAGTGAAAATGAGCAGAAGAGTTTAATTGGTGCTTCAGGTAATATCGAAAGTTCAGGATTTGGAGTTGAAAGTGGAGTTAGTTCGACTCATTATTCTTGGGAAGAATATAAAATAATGTCATCGAGTGGAATATGACAAGGAGGATATGTAGATGGTCATGGATATATTAAAGGTGGTAGTTACGTGAATAAAAATGATATTAATGAGGAAATAGCCGAAAATTGGAATCCAATTACAGGAATATTAGAACAAATATTTAATTATAATGATATAACTCAGAATGTAATAGATGTAAATAACCAGTTACAATATAATATGATTAAAGATTATTTATCTAAGAATGATTAAATATATAAAGTTACTACCACTTATGTTTCAAATTTAAAAAAAATAGAAAAAGATACTTATTATGACAAAAATAAAAATGTCGTAGCTGAAATTATAAGAAGATAAATTAATAAAATAAATATGAAAAATATATTGATTTCATTTTGCTTTATAATGTTTTCTATTGGAATACATGGGCAAGACTTAAGTTCAAACGATTTATCGTTACTGAAGAAAACTCCTGAAGTATCTTCATTGTACAATTCTGCATTACATTACGTGCTTCTTTATGAGAATGATATGGATTCATTGACAAAAGCTCTCACATATATTGACAAAGCAATAGTTATTAATCCTAATATATCATACTCATATTTATTGAAAGGTAAGATATTGTTCCGTATAGGGAAAAAGGAAGAATCATTGAACTTGCTTTCTTCATTATGCGAAAAGGAATCCTGTACTTACCACACGTTGTTTTTGACAGGCATGCTGTATGAAAAGACAGGTTTTCCTCAAAAAGCCCTTAGATATTATGACCGAGCATTGGATAAGAACACAACAGTATTGAAATCAACTGCATGTAACTTGAAAGATTTCATATATAACCTTGTCATACGTTACTTCATGGATGGTAAAAAGATGAATATGGATGAAGTGAAATCTTTATTATCAGACCATTTGAAAACTACAAATGATAAGATAATACAGACAGAAGTGGAGAAGTTATATAAAAATTTCGATAAGGATAATTATATAAAAAACCTGTGGAATTATAATATTATGGAATATTAATGGGAGAATCTCAGTACTGCCAAGGAAGTACTCCAGTACTGTCGAAGGAGTACTACAGTACTTTCAGGGGAGTACTCCAGTACTTCCACGGAAGTACTGGAACCATGACTTTTCCTGATATAACTAGACGTTTTTTCTTTTTATAAACTGGAACAGTAGACACTTTGCATAAAGTCATCCTAAAATAATAGACTATTAAGCAAAAGTTGTGCTGTTTTTACTAAGAGTTCCGGACACGCAAGAAACTGGAGTCGTTTGGCAAACCGGATGCCCTTCGATGGGGCATTCGTTTTTTTAAGGTCAATAGTTTCGGCTTACGCTTTCACCCGGAGCTGTTTTTGGCTTTGCAATGATACAGCATTTTCTTCATTCGATGAAAAAATTTTAGTGTATTTTACCTGTTTCCACATCCTTTTCTGTTCTCCCTCTTCCAGATGCACCTGAGCCGGTGTTTTTATATCCTATACTCATGTGCGG includes:
- a CDS encoding energy transducer TonB — its product is MKRPLLLSLFSFCFIAVFSFPVDTAKVNRTFALMVKSGYTAETQRDFFNAFPITWHELWLTYGNIPSFDNLKSSFRKHMVDGLYKLDKIPDSLFYDRLITLGIGGTRIVDDIGGCLQDLIARKLEENPELMMERLSKKYYTAYFPFWYSLFNSLLCTDENVEIYRILENYEIMFKEKYPVIMNYMEQAFILSNGKAIFEDNRFPLYYKSHKPEEVKMQIQQEDGVYFVAEQFPEYPGGVNGMLDFIKENFKLPESYSGKKVFITVKVVIDTDGNIKSSTIDKSYDETADKEALRVVSLMPRWKAAIDKGKNVPCLFTIPFRYK
- a CDS encoding M48 family metallopeptidase; translation: MKNILISFCFIMFSIGIHGQDLSSNDLSLLKKTPEVSSLYNSALHYVLLYENDMDSLTKALTYIDKAIVINPNISYSYLLKGKILFRIGKKEESLNLLSSLCEKESCTYHTLFLTGMLYEKTGFPQKALRYYDRALDKNTTVLKSTACNLKDFIYNLVIRYFMDGKKMNMDEVKSLLSDHLKTTNDKIIQTEVEKLYKNFDKDNYIKNLWNYNIMEY